The proteins below are encoded in one region of Corvus cornix cornix isolate S_Up_H32 unplaced genomic scaffold, ASM73873v5 scaffold8, whole genome shotgun sequence:
- the MEN1 gene encoding LOW QUALITY PROTEIN: menin (The sequence of the model RefSeq protein was modified relative to this genomic sequence to represent the inferred CDS: inserted 1 base in 1 codon; deleted 2 bases in 2 codons) produces the protein MGLKPWQKALFPLRSVAAVVRLFEAELRQPEPDLVLLSLVLGFVEHFLAVNRVLPTNVPGLTFESRPGPDPQTRLYFPVAELSIVAALYARFTAQIRGAVDLSLYPRPDGCSSRDLVRKVSDVIWNSLSRSYFKDRAHIQSLFSFITGEEGWTARGVAFAVVGACQVLGLPDVHLALSEDHAWVAFGAGGSQTAEVTWHGKGNEDRRGQPVQAGVAERSWLYLKGSYLRCTRHMEVAFMVCAINPSIDGHTDSLELLQLQQRLLWLLYDMGHLDRYPMALGNLADLEELEPTPGRPDPLTLYHQGIHSARTYYNNEHIYPYLYLAGFHCRNKNVKEALEAWADTATVIQDYNYCREDEEIYKEFFDVANDVIPNLLKEAAAEPPPGAEGAPGGLPALQDPECFAHLLRFYDGICRWEEGSPTPVLHVGWATFLVQSLGRFDGQVRQQVTLLSEDPAPPEADXGGPEDPRDGRRRGPRRESKPEEPPTPKKSGERRPPPRAPRPEETPPPPPTAPPAPGTPGPAPPAPPPGPVLRFRSQKMRGMKELLRAAKVNSSAIKLQLTAQSQVQPRRPRAPPGAYPLPFLKRPRKGS, from the exons ATGGGGCTGAAGCCCTGGCAGAAGGCGCTGTTCCCTCTCCGCTCCGTGGCCGCTGTGGTGCGGCTCTTCGAGGCCGAGCTGCGCCAGCCTGAGCCTGACCTGGTGCTGCTCTCGCTGGTCCTGGGCTTCGTGGAGCATTTCCTGGCCGTCAACCGCGTCCTCCCCACCAACGTTCCCGGGCTCACATTCGAGTCTCGGCCCGGGCCGGACCCCCAGACCCGGCTGTACTTCCCGGTGGCCGAGCTGTCCATCGTGGCCGCGCTCTACGCCCGCTTCACGGCGCAGATCCGGGGGGCCGTGGACCTGTCCCTGTACCCCCGGCCCGACGGCTGCTCCTCCCGGGACCTCGTCCGGAAAGTGTCCGATGTCATCTGGAACAGCCTCAGCCGCTCCTACTTCAAGGACCGGGCTCACATCCAGTCCCTCTTCAGCTTCATCACGGGTGAGGAGGG CTGGACAGCTCGGGGGGTGGCTTTCGCCGTGGTCGGGGCCTGccaggtgctggggctgccggACGTG CACCTGGCCCTGAGCGAG GACCACGCCTGGGTGGCCTTCGGGGCCGGGGGATCCCAGACCGCCGAGGTCACCTGGCACGGGAAGGGCAACgaggacaggaggggacagcccgTGCAGGCCGGGGTGGCCGAGAGG AGCTGGCTGTACCTGAAGGGGTCGTACCTGCGCTGCACGCGGCACATGGAGGTGGCGTTTATGGTGTGCGCCATCAACCCGTCCATCGACGGCCACACCgacagcctggagctgctgcagctgcagcag CgcctgctgtggctgctctaCGACATGGGGCACCTGGACAG GTACCCCATGGCGCTGGGGAACCTGGCTgacctggaggagctggagcccaCCCCCGGCAGACCCGACCCCCTCACCCTGTACCACCAG GGCATCCACTCGGCCCGCACCTACTACAACAACGAGCACATCTACCCCTACCTGTACCTGGCTGGCTTCCACTGCCGCAACAAGAACGTCAAGGAGGCCCTGGAGGCCTGGGCTGACACGGCCACCGTCATCCAGGA CTACAATTACTGCCGGGAGGACGAGGAGATCTACAAGGAGTTCTTTGACGTGGCCAACGATGTCATCCCCAACCTGCTCAAGGAGGCGGCGGCCGAGCCCCCCCCGGGGGCTGAG GGGGCCCCCGGGggtctcccagccctgcaggacccCGAGTGCTTCGCTCACCTGCTGCGGTTCTACGATGGCATCTGCAGGTGGGAGGAGGGGAGCCCCACGCCTGTCCTGCACGTGGGCTGGGCCACCTTCCTCGTGCAGTCCCTTGGCCGCTTCGATGGCCAG GTGCGCCAGCAGGTGACCCTGCTCTCAGAGGACCCTGCCCCCCCCGAGGCGG TTGGGGGCCCCGAGGACCCCCGTGacggccgccgccgcggcccccGCCGCGAATCCAAACCCGAGGAGCCgcccacccccaaaaaatccGGGGAGCGCCGTCCCCCTCCCCGTGCCCCCCGCCCTGAGGAGaccccgccgccccctcccacggcacccccggccccggggacccccgggccggccccgcccgcgcccccccCGGGGCCGGTGCTGCGGTTCCGCTCGCAGAAGATGCGGGGGATGAAGGAGCTGCTGCGGGCGGCCAAGGTCAACTCGAGCGCCATCAAACTGCAGCTCACGGCTCAGTCCCAGGTGCAgccgcgccgcccccgcgccccccccgGCGCCTACCCCTTGCCCTTCCTCAAGAGACCCCGCAAAGGTTCCTAG
- the LTBP3 gene encoding LOW QUALITY PROTEIN: latent-transforming growth factor beta-binding protein 3 (The sequence of the model RefSeq protein was modified relative to this genomic sequence to represent the inferred CDS: inserted 3 bases in 2 codons) → MNGGQCSSRSHCLCPPNFTGRFCQVPAGGGRAGGPPPPPPPAPPDAPPDPAPGSKVAVYAVQVIADGPGGAAAPPDHATFVVPLGPGHHSAEAQVPPPLVNVRVHHPPEASVQVHRIEPRPPEGAPRGGGGLLAHPAQPPAGSKPPAPPRPHTHKPLGRCFQETLPKHSCGSNPLPGLTKLEDCCGSIGSAWGQSKCHKCPHLQGSGSPKAARGERGGDCPQGYKRLNSSHCQDINECALPGVCQPGECRNTQGSFRCSCSAGHVLGPSRSQCLPEPGEERGLCFRLVSGSQQCQHPLPTRLTRRTCCCSVGKAWGGRCQRCPPDGTAAFKAICPAGKGYHVLTSHQTLTIQGESDFTLHIHPDGTPERPPRPPPPAPSPVPPDAPPPPAVTPPAMLPAFGSPSEEQGLEQPPGSSDPPRYPALVARPTPAPLWRLPPEQLTRSAAEIAPTQVTETDECKLNRNICGPGECVMGPGGYSCLCFPGYRWHPQRRYCTDVNECETEPCGAGRGVCMNTGGSYTCHCHRGFQLRLHKGLRTCADIDECAKGDVCGDGGTCSNVPGHYKCECHPGYRRKGSRPPLCEDINECLDVGTCPDSKCENQPGGFVCTPCPPGFRGLNGACLDVNECEAGGLCPGGSCVNTPGSYKCQCPPGLQPARDPPRCQDIDECEFAAACVGGDCVNTAGSYRCLCPPGYALVHGRRCQDIDECALDPGLCXPPGTCTNLEGSFSCRCPPGFAPGPDGRRCLPREPPAPRKECYLSLELPVFCDAVLGTNVTRGECCCSVGAGWGDLCEVYPCPLPTSAEFVALCPDGRGFIQDDNGLDYGVPAHRDIDECGLFGDEICKGGKCVNTQPGYECYCKAGFDYDSALRQCLDVDECLDESNCVDGACENTRGSFRCTCGPGARYHPGLRRCLPAPEHGETPPSIGRAPPRHAETPPRAHWTSGGCGAASLPPGTVRPPGHGESPPGTVRPPRARTPPPPDRPPPERRDVCWPAAGDEGVCGAPPRGGPLTLDECCCRGGAGWVPPLPALPPRPPGLPCPPLQSESNSFWDVSPLGLGGPRRGDDSSEEDSAECPCPGGIPGRCLAPPGGXCECPPGFQPDPTRTRCLDIDECRDPRGGPRCPRERCINTSGSFRCACKAGTSRARPGGLCLPQRR, encoded by the exons ATGAACGGGGGGCAGTGCAGCTCCCGCTCCCACTGCCTGTGTCCCCCCAACTTCACCGGCCGCTTCTGCCAGGTCCCCGCGGGAGGGGGACGTGCGGGGGGACCCCCGCCTCCGcccccccccgcgccccccgaCGCCCCTCCCGACCCCGCCCCGGGCTCCAAGGTCGCCGTTTACGCCGTCCAGGTCATCGCCGATGGCCCCGGGGGGGCGGCGGccccccccga CCACGCCACCTTCGTCGTGCCCCTGGGGCCGGGGCATCACTCGGCTGAAG CGCAGGTGCCCCCACCCCTGGTGAACGTGCGGGTCCATCACCCCCCCGAGGCCTCGGTCCAGGTCCATCGCATCGAACCGCGGCCCCCCGAGGGGGCtccccggggcgggggggggctCCTGGCGCACCCCGCGCAGCCCCCGGCGGGCAGCAAaccccccgcgcccccccggCCCCACACCCACAAACCGCTGGGCCGCTGCTTCCAGGAGACCCTGCCCAAGCACTCG TGCGGCAGTAACCCCCTCCCCGGGCTCACCAAGCTCGAGGATTGCTGCGGCAGCATCGGCAGCGCCTGGGGACAGAGCAAGTGCCACAAGTGCCCCCACCTGCAGG GGTCGGGGTCCCCGAAGGCGGCGCGGGGGGAGCGCGGGGGGGACTGTCCCCAGGGCTACAAACGCCTCAACAGCTCCCACTGCCAGG ACATTAACGAGTGCGCCCTGCCCGGCGTGTGCCAGCCCGGCGAGTGCCGCAACACCCAGGGCAGCTTCCGCTGCTCCTGCTCGGCCGGGCATGTCCTGGGACCCTCGCGGAGCCAGTGCCTGC CGGAGCCGGGTGAGGAGCGGGGTCTGTGCTTCCGGCTGGTGTCGGGGTcgcagcagtgccagcaccccCTGCCCACCCGCCTGACCCGCCGGACGTGCTGCTGCAGCGTGGGCAAGGCCTGGGGGGGGCGCTGCCAGCGCTGCCCCCCCGACGGCACCG CCGCGTTCAAGGCCATCTGTCCGGCGGGGAAGGGCTACCACGTCCTCACGTCCCACCAGACCCTGACGATCCAGGGCGAGAGCGACTTCACGCTCCACATCCACCCCGACGGGACCCCCGAgcggcccccccggccccccccgcccgcccccagCCCGGTGCCGCCCGACGCCCCCCCGCCGCCAG CTGTGACCCCCCCGGCCATG CTGCCGGCGTTCGGGAGCCCCTCGGAGGAGCAGGGTCTGGAGCAGCCCCCGGGGAGCAGCGACCCCCCCCGGTACCCC GCGCTGGTGGCCCGGCCCACGCCGGCCCCGCTGTGGCGGCTGCCCCCGGAGCAGCTCACGCGCAGCGCCGCCGAGATCGCGCCCACCCAGGTCACCG AGACAGACGAGTGCAAACTGAACCGGAACATCTGCGGCCCCGGGGAGTGCGTGATGGGCCCGGGGGGGtacagctgcctctgcttccccGGGTACCGCTGGCATCCGCAGCGCCGCTACTGCACCG ATGTGAACGAGTGCGAGACGGAGccgtgcggggccgggcgcggcgTCTGCATGAACACGGGTGGGTCCTACACGTGTCACTGTCACCGCGGGTTCCAGCTGCGCCTGCACAAGGGGCTGCGCACCTGCGCAG ACATCGACGAGTGTGCCAAGGGTGACGTGTGCGGGGACGGTGGCACCTGCTCCAATGTGCCGGGCCACTACAAGTGCGAGTGCCACCCGGGCTACCGGCGCAAGGGCTCGCGGCCACCGCTCTGCGAAG ACATCAACGAGTGCCTGGATGTGGGGACGTGCCCCGACTCCAAGTGTGAGAACCAACCCGGGGGCTTCGTGTGCACCCCCTGCCCCCCCGGCTTCCGCGGCCTCAACGGCGCCTGCCTCG ACGTGAACGAGTGCGAGGCTGGGGGGCTTTGCCCCGGGGGGAGCTGCGTCAACACCCCCGGATCCTACAAGTGCCAGTGCCCCCCCGGGCTGCAGCCGGCGCGGGACCCCCCCCGCTGTCAAG ATATCGATGAGTGCGAATTCGCGGCCGCCTGCGTGGGGGGGGACTGCGTGAACACGGCGGGGTCGTACCGGTGCCTGTGCCCCCCCGGGTACGCGCTGGTGCACGGCCGGCGCTGCCAGG ACATCGACGAGTGCGCGCTGGACCCGGGGCTGT CCCCCCCCGGCACCTGCACCAACCTCGAGGGCTCCTTCAGCTGCCGCTGCCCCCCCGGATTCGCCCCCGGCCCCGACGGGCGCCGCTGCCTCC CGCGGgagccccccgccccccgcaAGGAGTGTTACCTGAGCCTGGAGCTGCCCGTGTTCTGCGACGCCGTGCTGGGGACAAACGTGACCCGGGGGGAGTGCTGCTGCTCCGTgggggcagggtggggggacCTGTGCGAGGTGTacccctgccccctccccacctcGG CCGAGTTCGTGGCGCTCTGTCCCGACGGGAGGGGCTTCATCCAGGACGACAACGGCCTCGACTACGGGGTCCCGGCACACCGGG ACATCGATGAGTGCGGGCTCTTCGGGGACGAGATCTGCAAGGGGGGCAAGTGCGTGAACACCCAGCCGGGCTACGAGTGCTACTGCAAGGCCGGCTTCGACTACGACAGCGCCCTGCGGCAGTGCCTGG ACGTGGACGAGTGTCTGGACGAGTCGAACTGCGTGGACGGGGCGTGCGAGAACACGCGCGGCTCCTTCCGCTGCACCTGCGGGCCGGGGGCGCGGTACCACCCGGGGCTGCGGCGCTGCCTCCCCGCCCCCGAGCACGGTGAGACCCCCCCGAGCATCGGGAGAGCCCCCCCCAGGCATGCTGAGACCCCCCCCCGGGCACATT GGACCTCCGGGGGCTGCGGCGCTGCGTCCCTGCCCCCGGGCACGGTGAGACCCCCCGGGCACGGGGAGAGCCCCCCGGGCACGGTGAGACCCCCCCGGGCACG AACGCCCCCCCCGCCGGACCGGCCCCCCCCGGAGCGGCGGGACGTGTGCTGGCCAGCGGCGGGGGACGAGGGGGTCTGCGGGGCGCCCCCTCGGGGGGGCCCCCTCACGCTGGACGAGTGCTGCTGCCGGGGGGGGGCCGGCTGGGTGCCCCCACTGCCGGCCCTGCCCCCCCGGCCCCCAG GCCTGCCGTGCCCCCCCTTGCAGAGCGAGAGCAATTCCTTCTGGGACGTGAGCCCCCTCGGCCTGGGGGGGCCCCGCAGAG GTGACGACAGCTCCGAGGAGGACTCTGCCGAGTGTCCCTGTCCCGGGGGGATCCCCGGCCGCTGCCTCGCTCCCCCCGGGGG CTGCGAGTGCCCTCCCGGCTTTCAACCGGACCCCACCCGCACCCGCTGCCTCG ATATCGACGAGTGTCGGGACCCCCGGGGGggtccccgctgtccccgcgAGCGCTGCATCAACACGAGCGGCTCCTTCCGCTGCGCCTGCAAAGCCGGGACCAGCAGGGCCCGCCCGGgggggctctgcctgccccagcGCCGCTGA